One Archocentrus centrarchus isolate MPI-CPG fArcCen1 chromosome 10, fArcCen1, whole genome shotgun sequence genomic region harbors:
- the rap2c gene encoding ras-related protein Rap-2c: MKEYKVVVLGSGGVGKSALTVQFVTGTFIEKYDPTIEDFYRKEIEVDSSPSVLEILDTAGTEQFASMRDLYIKNGQGFILVYSLVNQQSFQDIRPMRDQIVRVKRFEKVPLILVGNKVDLESEREVAGSDGRALAQEWGCPFIETSAKSKTMVDELFAEIVRQMNYSSLPEKQEQCCTACVVQ, translated from the exons ATGAAAGAATACAAAGTTGTCGTGCTGGGTAGCGGCGGCGTCGGGAAGTCCGCGCTCACCGTTCAGTTTGTCACCGGCACCTTCATCGAGAAATATGACCCGACCATCGAGGACTTCTACCGGAAGGAGATCGAGGTGGACTCGTCGCCCTCCGTGCTGGAGATCCTGGACACGGCGGGGACGGAGCAGTTCGCCTCCATGAGAGACCTGTACATCAAGAACGGACAGGGCTTCATCCTGGTCTACAGCCTGGTCAACCAGCAGTCTTTCCAG GACATCAGACCGATGCGAGACCAAATAGTGCGAGTGAAGCGCTTCGAGAAGGTGCCGCTGATTCTGGTTGGAAACAAAGTTGACCTGGAGTCTGAGCGTGAGGTGGCCGGATCAGATGGACGAGCTCTGGCTCAAGAGTGGGGCTGCCCCTTTATTGAAACTTCCGCCAAGAGCAAGACGATGGTGGACGAGCTGTTCGCAGAGATCGTCCGTCAGATGAATTACTCCTCGCTGCCGGAGAAGCAGGAACAGTGCTGCACAGCCTGCGTGGTACAGTGA